Proteins encoded by one window of Cyprinus carpio isolate SPL01 chromosome B6, ASM1834038v1, whole genome shotgun sequence:
- the cb6h1orf74 gene encoding UPF0739 protein C1orf74 homolog, producing the protein MAASSEMLISAAQKLLCPRKKRLSPSTCLDVTVQIMAVDLGVKPALLYDSNAASPEQLQMYLKSLQESGVVTNPLRILSIDENTFIFNPATIESHLDDLLQSKSLLLIDVCPSIKQPALVGFEKATEDMIKTLSEFFKSELEKGFSVTVLGEELYNDWNLCTLFGILLGYPASYWFDQTKGFGNCLCMTPLVVCTVWVKWQTDDINHRCCLYSFSVPEELWSEVQSHVQRWTEHLRERFNKQPVLTDLCFSRDTVTLPSVTL; encoded by the coding sequence ATGGCTGCTTCATCAGAAAtgctcatctctgccgcacagaAGTTATTGTGTCCTCGAAAGAAACGTTTATCCCCGTCCACGTGTCTTGATGTGACTGTTCAAATAATGGCTGTGGATCTGGGCGTCAAACCTGCGCTGCTTTACGACAGCAATGCAGCATCTCCAGAGCAGCTTCAGATGTACCTCAAATCTCTACAGGAGTCTGGAGTTGTAACCAATCCACTACGAATTCTGTCCATTGatgaaaacacattcatttttaatccTGCCACTATTGAGTCCCACTTGGATGATCTTCTCCAAAGCAAAAGTCTCCTTCTGATTGACGTATGTCCCTCAATAAAACAACCTGCCTTGGTTGGCTTTGAAAAGGCAACTGAGGATATGATCAAAACTCTTTCAGAATTCTTCAAGAGTGAGCTGGAGAAAGGTTTCTCAGTGACTGTGTTGGGAGAGGAGTTGTATAATGATTGGAACTTGTGCACTCTTTTTGGAATCCTGTTAGGTTATCCAGCCTCATACTGGTTTGACCAAACTAAAGGATTTGGGAACTGTCTGTGTATGACACCACTGGTGGTGTGCACGGTTTGGGTCAAATGGCAGACAGATGACATAAATCATCGCTGTTGTCTTTACTCATTTAGTGTTCCTGAAGAGCTCTGGTCAGAAGTACAAAGTCATGTGCAACGGTGGACTGAGCACCTGAGAGAGAGATTTAACAAACAGCCAGTTCTGACTGATCTCTGCTTTTCTAGAGATACTGTCACTTTGCCCTCTGTGACCCTTTGA
- the sirt4 gene encoding NAD-dependent protein lipoamidase sirtuin-4, mitochondrial produces the protein MLLSWRSLPPRVAVGRCASTIQVNVQRFVPASGSIDTSVLEQLQAFVSHASRLFVISGAGLSTESGIPDYRSEGVGLYARTDRRPMQHSEFVRSAKSRQRYWARNYVGWPQFSSHQPNPAHFALRDWEEKGKLHWLVTQNVDALHSKAGQQRLTELHGSTHRVVCLDCGQLTPRVELQKRFAALNPGWAASAGAVAPDGDVFLEDEQVLNFTVPACDACGGVLKPEVTFFGDVVNRTTVNFVHNKLAESDAVLVVGSSLQVFSGYRFLLAASERKLPIAIVNIGPTRADHLTDIRVSVRCGEVLPAIQL, from the exons ATGCTGCTTTCATGGAGATCCCTGCCGCCTCGTGTGGCAGTGGGAAGATGTGCCTCTACAATACAAGTTAATGTGCAACGATTTGTTCCTGCAAGTGGCTCGATTGACACCAGTGTTTTGGAACAACTCCAGGCCTTTGTGTCGCATGCTTCTCGTTTGTTTGTGATAAGCGGTGCCGGACTCTCAACTGAATCTGGAATTCCAGACTATAGATCAGAAGGTGTGGGACTGTATGCACGGACTGACAGGAGGCCTATGCAACACTCAGAGTTTGTGCGCAGTGCGAAATCGAGGCAGCGATACTGGGCACGGAACTACGTGGGGTGGCCGCAGTTCTCCTCACACCAGCCGAATCCAGCGCATTTCGCATTGCGGGACTGGGAGGAAAAGGGAAAACTGCACTGGCTCGTCACTCAGAATGTAGATGCATTACACTCAAAGGCTGGACAACAGAGACTAACTGAACTTCATGGATCTACGCATAG GGTTGTGTGTTTGGACTGCGGGCAGCTGACTCCACGTGTTGAGCTTCAGAAGCGTTTTGCAGCTCTAAACCCTGGCTGGGCAGCAAGTGCAGGTGCTGTGGCCCCAGATGGAGACGTGTTTCTGGAAGACGAGCAGGTGCTGAACTTCACAGTACCTGCTTGTGATGCCTGTGGCGGTGTGCTTAAGCCTGAGGTGACGTTCTTTGGTGATGTAGTGAACCGGACTACAGTTAACTTTGTGCATAACAAGCTGGCTGAGTCTGATGCTGTGCTTGTGGTTGGATCTTCTCTTCAG gttttttcAGGGTACCGCTTTCTCCTTGCTGCTAGTGAAAGAAAGCTTCCAATAGCCATTGTGAATATAGGACCCACTAGAGCTGATCATCTTACCGACATCAGGGTGAGTGTGCGCTGTGGAGAAGTGCTGCCGGCCATTCAGCTCTGA
- the zgc:172271 gene encoding LOW QUALITY PROTEIN: saxiphilin-like (The sequence of the model RefSeq protein was modified relative to this genomic sequence to represent the inferred CDS: inserted 1 base in 1 codon): MMKLVSVLVILLLCSITSWGKKMRWCTVSEPEQKKCAELAKALATVLPPLAVTAFGHLSCVKAYGTADCINKIRDNKADLVTLDAGEVYSAVKQFGLTAVAKEIYRDGGCILAVAVVRNSSILDVRSLRGSRSCHSGARWTAGWSLPLGHLLSQNLLPWAEDEPLSQAVSAFFSASCVPGATTMAPSLCSLCQGQRSYIRQKNFHCETSPSEPFYHNQGALRCLQSRTGDVAFVDHTALDSIDESEKDQFRLLCADGTHAPLSSFRKCNLGRGPGGGVVTRMNTRKIARKFLVAAQISFGRRGRECQRFQLFESASYGGSDLLFKDVTEKLSVLMEDMDMSQVLGLDYVALLKGLGHEGSSLEDSVVRWCCISHAEQKKCEQWALSIKSDPLVCVKASSMSDCIEKIKKDEVDAVSLDATHAFIAGKCGLVPVVTECYGEKCENPEGDGGRFESDELPSVYGVAVVRRTSRSLYFGSLGGRRSCHGHMYSPAGWVLPLRHTLSTEHNSSAPCQPNNVYGEVFWKGCLPGGQGNLCKVCMGGTEEAATKRCADNHNERYYGNMGALRCLVGDPSGKSFGDVAFMEHHNLESNIERLNTSGWAEGWLAWDXELLCGDGSRAPLTEWKTCNLGAIPPNIVMTRPVLTARIYDLLMKSQETIAARPDSGFHLFESLQYGESDLLFKDATRCLVHTSHMDYRTILGEEFYSQAESIFNCTHSNILQFCNQDVCSIF, from the exons ATGATGAAGCTAGTTAGTGTTCTTGTCATCTTATTGCTGTGCTCCATCACCAGCTGGG GTAAGAAGATGCGCTGGTGTACAGTCTCAGAGCCGGAGCAGAAGAAGTGTGCTGAGCTGGCCAAAGCTCTGGCCACTGTCCTTCCTCCTCTGGCTGTCACAGCATTCGGCCATCTCTCATGTGTGAAAGCTTATGGCACTGCTGACTGCATTAATAAGATACGG GATAATAAAGCTGACCTAGTGACTCTGGATGCTGGAGAGGTGTACTCTGCAGTAAAACAGTTTGGGCTCACAGCAGTTGCAAAGGAAATCTACAGAGATG GTGGCTGTATTCTTGCAGTTGCTGTGGTGAGGAACAGCAGTATTTTAGATGTGCGCTCTTTGCGGGGCAGTAGGAGTTGTCATAGTGGAGCTCGCTGGACTGCAGGTTGGAGTCTCCCTTTGGGACATCTCCTTTCTCAAAACCTACTGCCCTGGGCAGAGGATGAGCCTCTCAGTCAGG CGGTTAGTGCTTTCTTCAGTGCCAGCTGTGTGCCTGGAGCAACTACAATGGCACCCAGCCTTTGTTCCTTGTGCCAGGGTCAAAGGTCATACATTCGTCAGAAAAATTTCCATTGTGAGACGTCTCCTAGTGAACCATTTTACCACAACCAAGGAGCACTCAG ATGTTTACAGTCCCGTACAGGAGATGTCGCCTTTGTGGATCACACAGCTCTGGACAGCATAGATG aaAGTGAGAAAGATCAGTTCAGACTGTTGTGTGCAGATGGAACTCATGCTCCCCTCAGCAGTTTTAGAAAATGTAACCTTGGGCGAGGCCCTGGAGGAGGTGTGGTCACACGAATGAACACCCGTAAAATTGCTCGAAAGTTCTTGGTCGCTGCCCAG ATCTCATTTGGTCGGAGGGGAAGAGAGTGTCAGCGCTTCCAGCTGTTTGAATCAGCATCCTACGGTGGGAGTGACCTTCTCTTCAAAGATGTGACTGAGAAATTATCAGTTCTGATGGAAGACATGGATATGAGCCAGGTTCTGGGACTGGACTATgtggccttgctcaagggcctTGGACATGAAG gcAGCTCACTGGAGGACAGTGTGGTGAGGTGGTGCTGTATAAGTCATGCTGAACAGAAGAAATGTGAGCAGTGGGCTCTTAGCATAAAATCAGATCCTCTGGTGTGTGTGAAAGCTTCATCTATGAGTGACTGCATTGAGAAGATCAAG AAGGATGAGGTGGATGCTGTGTCTCTTGATGCCACTCACGCATTCATAGCTGGGAAATGTGGTCTTGTCCCTGTTGTGACTGAATGTTATG gaGAGAAATGTGAGAATCCTGAAGGAGATGGAGGCCGTTTTGAAAGTGATG AATTACCATCAGTGTATGGTGTGGCAGTTGTACGTCGGACAAGTAGGAGTTTATATTTTGGAAGTCTGGGTGGCAGACGCTCCTGCCATGGTCACATGTACAGCCCTGCTGGCTGGGTTTTACCTTTGAGACACACACTCAGCACAGAGCACAACAGCAGCGCCCCATGTCAGCCAAATAATG TGTACGGTGAGGTGTTTTGGAAAGGTTGTTTGCCAGGAGGACAAGGCAATCTCTGTAAGGTGTGTATGGGTGGGACTGAGGAAGCTGCCACCAAACGGTGTGCTGACAACCATAATGAGCGTTACTATGGCAATATGGGTGCATTAAG GTGCTTGGTTGGAGACCCCAGTGGGAAGAGCTTCGGAGACGTGGCATTCATGGAACACCACAATCTGGAGAGCAACATCGAAC GCTTAAACACCAGTGGCTGGGCAGAGGGTTGGCTCGCTTGGG TTGAGTTGCTTTGTGGAGATGGCAGCCGGGCTCCTCTGACAGAGTGGAAGACCTGTAACTTAGGAGCAATCCCTCCAAATATTGTTATGACACGTCCTGTTCTTACAGCTCGCATTTATGACCTCTTAATGAAGTCACAG GAAACCATAGCAGCTCGTCCAGATTCTGGGTTCCACCTGTTTGAGTCTCTGCAGTATGGAGAGagtgacctgctctttaaagatGCTACAAGGTGCCTCGTTCACACCAGTCACATGGACTACCGCACCATATTGGGAGAAGAGTTCTATTCACAGGCTGAGAGCATCTTTAACTGCACACACTCAA atatctTGCAGTTCTGCAATCAAGATGTTTGTAGCATATTCTAA